GAAAGCACTTCAGTAGCATTTTCTCCTTCTCCATAGGTTTTATAAATATTATTCAGTTCTAAGTATGCCATATTTTAGTTCTTCGTTCTTCGTTCTTCGTTATTCGTTATTCGTTTTTCGTTGCTAGTTGCTAGTTGCTAGTATTTTTACTTCAGACTTTTCCTTTCGTATTTCGTAAGTTGAATAGGTCTCGACGACTACGCTCTACCGGACAGTTCTTCTAGTCTTATATCTAAAAGCACAGCGGTCTTTCATCTATTTCAGACGCCTTCGTTTTTATTAAATGAAACCATATTTTGAACGGTTAACATTAATCTATCCAAAAGGAAACCAATGATTCCAATAATGAACATCGCCACGATAATTTTAGCATTCGAGTCGTTGGCCCCATTTTGAAATTCCTCCCACACAAATAATCCCAATCCTTGGCTCTGTGCCAAAAGCTCAATAGCGATGAGTACCATCCATGCCACGGAAAGCGTAATTCGCAATCCTGTAAAAATCAAGGGTAAAGAGGAGGGTAAAATCACCTTAAAGACTTTTTGAAAAGTACCTAGCTTTAATACTTTGGCGACATTGATGTAATCTTTATCCACGGAAGAAACGCCCATTGCGGTATTGACCAAAGTAGCCCACATGGCGCAAAGGCCCACACTGATAAAGGAAATTACAAAGGCATTGTCTGAACTATCGCCAATATACAAGGTCTTTACGATCATAAAAACCAAGAGGTACCAAACTACGGGCGACACCGGTTTAAAAACCTGAATGAACCAATTGAAGGCACTCCGCAACGACGGACTCAAACCAATAATAATTCCGATAGGAACCGCAATCAACAGGGCCAGTAAAAATCCGGCAAAAACGGTTTTAATGCTCGTTA
This genomic window from Maribacter sp. MJ134 contains:
- a CDS encoding ABC transporter permease produces the protein MEQEITLKKENQGLAFLKPLVAKLTPKFQKGDVIASLKKTGITILSIALFLGLWHLGSKALYNKEANFKIEKALTEQGQAAADAERACIASGDSSCQPNTLPSPSQVWASLQSLIADHKVITADKAAFEEKMATMNAKLIAQGKDAIVYTGRASFVDIVLTSIKTVFAGFLLALLIAVPIGIIIGLSPSLRSAFNWFIQVFKPVSPVVWYLLVFMIVKTLYIGDSSDNAFVISFISVGLCAMWATLVNTAMGVSSVDKDYINVAKVLKLGTFQKVFKVILPSSLPLIFTGLRITLSVAWMVLIAIELLAQSQGLGLFVWEEFQNGANDSNAKIIVAMFIIGIIGFLLDRLMLTVQNMVSFNKNEGV